A portion of the Adhaeribacter radiodurans genome contains these proteins:
- a CDS encoding FecR family protein, whose protein sequence is MKFSDYELKDFIQDESFQNWVNKTVPDDVIQWEQWLENNMDKLPLANEAATIIRGINFNRQQVPRHKIDASWQKLTRHIAQTESTPLGATRVKWHQRREVWQFAAVWLGFLVVTAVGFYFHQQTKELRYQTGFGETTTIILPDKSTVVLNSNSKLVLRGKWSSQKDREVWLDGEAFFSVVKKTGRGDARFLVHTGNMDVKVLGTKFNVNSRKSRTRVVLNSGKVQLKAGKLAPGKTTIMHPGELVELTSDKKEFVKKKVNPLVYSSWIHKKLLFDDTSIQDIAGLLQDNYGFQVKIADSTLIDRKLTGEVYVEDVETLLTALSKSFQLEMIQKGNTLIIKGK, encoded by the coding sequence ATGAAATTTTCTGATTACGAACTGAAAGATTTTATACAGGATGAGTCCTTCCAGAATTGGGTAAATAAAACAGTTCCGGATGATGTAATACAATGGGAACAATGGCTAGAAAATAACATGGATAAACTCCCATTGGCTAATGAAGCAGCAACTATAATCCGGGGAATAAATTTTAACCGGCAGCAAGTTCCGCGGCATAAGATAGACGCAAGCTGGCAAAAATTAACCCGGCATATTGCTCAAACAGAGAGTACTCCTTTGGGTGCAACCCGAGTAAAATGGCATCAGCGTCGGGAAGTGTGGCAGTTTGCGGCGGTTTGGTTGGGGTTTTTGGTGGTAACAGCAGTAGGATTCTACTTTCATCAGCAGACTAAAGAACTCCGGTATCAAACGGGTTTTGGCGAAACTACTACTATTATATTACCAGATAAATCTACAGTAGTATTAAATAGTAACTCTAAGTTGGTTTTAAGGGGTAAATGGAGCTCCCAAAAAGACCGGGAAGTTTGGTTAGACGGTGAAGCTTTCTTTAGTGTAGTAAAAAAAACAGGTAGAGGCGATGCCCGCTTTTTAGTGCATACGGGCAATATGGATGTAAAAGTGCTTGGCACCAAGTTTAATGTTAACAGCCGCAAGTCCCGTACCCGTGTGGTGCTAAACTCCGGTAAAGTCCAGTTAAAGGCAGGTAAATTAGCTCCGGGAAAAACAACCATTATGCACCCTGGCGAACTGGTAGAGTTAACGTCGGATAAAAAAGAGTTTGTAAAAAAGAAAGTTAATCCTTTGGTGTACTCTTCCTGGATCCACAAGAAATTATTGTTTGATGATACTTCTATTCAGGATATTGCCGGCTTGCTACAAGATAATTATGGCTTTCAGGTAAAAATCGCCGATTCAACCCTGATAGACCGGAAGTTAACCGGAGAAGTTTACGTGGAAGATGTAGAAACCTTGTTAACGGCTTTGTCCAAATCCTTTCAGTTAGAGATGATTCAAAAAGGCAATACCCTGATTATAAAAGGTAAATAA
- a CDS encoding RNA polymerase sigma factor has product MHLVVNQPRENYIIDYSSQPDSEIWNDFKKGEELAFSYIYYKFYNDLYYYGIKITNSEEIVQDAIQELFASIWKNKGQLGHVHAIKFYLLKSLRRGIIRHLERDKKQYLRLSIFGNKQPNIEFSEEEITILEEASSEKKQHISNLLNTLSKRQKEVIYLKYYENLEFEEIAELMSLNYQSVINHVHKAFKKLRKDQEFTRLYLAGK; this is encoded by the coding sequence ATGCATTTGGTAGTTAACCAGCCAAGAGAAAATTATATTATAGATTATTCCAGCCAACCTGATTCCGAAATTTGGAATGATTTCAAGAAAGGCGAAGAATTAGCATTTTCGTATATTTATTACAAATTTTATAACGATTTGTATTATTATGGTATAAAAATTACTAATTCTGAGGAGATAGTACAAGATGCTATTCAAGAGTTATTTGCTTCCATCTGGAAAAACAAAGGGCAATTAGGTCATGTACACGCTATCAAATTTTATTTATTAAAATCGTTGCGGCGCGGTATTATCCGGCACCTGGAGCGGGATAAAAAACAGTACCTGCGCCTGAGCATTTTTGGTAATAAGCAACCGAATATCGAGTTTTCGGAAGAGGAAATTACGATACTGGAAGAAGCAAGCTCTGAAAAAAAACAGCACATCTCTAATTTGCTTAATACTTTATCGAAACGTCAAAAAGAGGTTATTTACCTTAAGTACTACGAAAATCTAGAGTTTGAGGAAATTGCAGAGTTAATGTCTTTGAACTATCAATCCGTAATCAACCACGTTCATAAAGCTTTTAAGAAACTGCGCAAAGATCAGGAATTTACCCGCTTATATTTGGCCGGTAAATAA
- a CDS encoding phosphotriesterase family protein has translation MLLKPNYFFLILLLLAGGITGWIVKEKSVVVPSSAIMSVTGPVSGKLGVTLPHEHVLVDFIGADQVNPNRYNPDEVFVKVMPYLQKLRQQGCETLIECTPAYLGRDALLLQRLSRASGLTILTNTGYYGAGQGKYLPKHAFTETAEQLSGRWVKEAEQGIDSTDIRPGFMKISVDAGPLTTVNEKLVKAAALTHVKTGLTIASHTGNGEAALAQLKILQENGVAGKAFIWVHAQNEQNSQIHQQAAQAGAWIEFDGINSNNIPEYVQFLRNMKTAGLLKRVLISQDAGWYHVGEPKGGEFRNYETLFTAFLPALKVAGFSQAEIKQLLETNPKQAFTPGLKSLAKNKQKE, from the coding sequence ATGTTGCTAAAGCCTAATTACTTTTTTTTGATTCTATTGCTGCTAGCCGGAGGAATAACCGGCTGGATAGTTAAGGAAAAAAGTGTTGTAGTTCCTTCGTCAGCCATTATGTCGGTAACCGGACCGGTGTCGGGTAAATTAGGCGTTACTTTGCCCCATGAACACGTGCTCGTTGATTTTATTGGCGCCGACCAGGTAAATCCTAACCGGTATAACCCCGACGAAGTTTTTGTAAAAGTAATGCCCTACCTCCAGAAACTACGCCAGCAAGGCTGTGAAACATTAATTGAGTGCACACCCGCTTACCTGGGGCGCGATGCTCTTTTGTTGCAACGGTTAAGTAGAGCCAGCGGACTTACTATTCTTACTAACACCGGTTATTATGGTGCCGGACAAGGTAAATATTTGCCAAAACATGCTTTTACCGAAACTGCGGAACAACTTTCTGGCCGGTGGGTAAAGGAAGCGGAGCAGGGTATTGATAGTACCGATATCCGCCCGGGATTTATGAAAATAAGCGTAGATGCCGGACCACTCACCACAGTAAACGAAAAATTAGTAAAAGCAGCCGCTCTTACGCATGTAAAAACCGGTTTAACTATTGCCTCCCACACTGGCAACGGGGAAGCAGCCTTAGCTCAACTTAAGATTTTGCAGGAAAACGGAGTAGCCGGAAAAGCCTTTATCTGGGTACATGCCCAAAATGAGCAAAATTCGCAGATTCACCAACAAGCAGCGCAAGCTGGAGCCTGGATAGAGTTTGATGGTATTAACTCTAACAACATTCCGGAATATGTACAGTTTCTCCGGAATATGAAAACGGCCGGTTTATTAAAGCGGGTTCTTATTTCGCAAGATGCAGGCTGGTACCACGTGGGTGAACCAAAAGGTGGTGAATTCCGCAACTACGAAACACTTTTTACTGCTTTTCTGCCCGCTTTAAAAGTAGCAGGATTTTCTCAGGCCGAAATAAAGCAACTTCTCGAAACCAATCCGAAGCAAGCTTTTACGCCAGGTTTAAAATCATTAGCAAAAAATAAGCAAAAGGAATAA
- the sdaAA gene encoding L-serine ammonia-lyase, iron-sulfur-dependent, subunit alpha: MALLFKDFESWEKHCTATGEALYEPVLAYEIELKGRTEEFIWQNIARAYQVMQEAVKTGLSADMVSRSGMVNNGAKKVAASPVTTLSEEFKTLISRTLGAKEVNSCMGRIVAAPTAGASGILPGVLTTLQDLHHLPDRKIHEGLLVAAGIALIIEQNASLAGAVGGCQAETGSAAAMGAGAVVYCLGGTVPQVFAAVAITIQCMLGLICDPVAGLVEVPCIVRNASAAAIAFSSAQIAIAGVNPVIPVDQCVLALGEVGQSIETRYKETALGGLANTPTGRAIEKQVLIQDIEILLDEEAIED, translated from the coding sequence ATGGCTTTGCTTTTTAAAGATTTTGAGAGCTGGGAAAAGCACTGCACCGCTACGGGCGAAGCCTTGTACGAACCGGTATTGGCTTACGAAATTGAATTGAAAGGCCGCACCGAAGAATTTATCTGGCAAAACATTGCCCGTGCGTATCAGGTAATGCAGGAAGCAGTAAAAACTGGCCTTTCCGCCGATATGGTTTCCCGGTCGGGAATGGTAAACAACGGGGCAAAAAAAGTAGCAGCCTCACCGGTAACTACCTTATCCGAAGAGTTTAAAACTTTAATTTCCCGAACCTTGGGCGCTAAAGAAGTAAATTCCTGCATGGGCCGGATAGTAGCAGCTCCTACTGCCGGAGCTTCGGGCATTTTACCCGGTGTATTAACTACCCTTCAGGATTTACATCACTTACCCGACCGTAAAATTCACGAAGGTTTACTGGTAGCAGCCGGTATAGCCTTAATTATAGAACAAAACGCTTCGCTGGCCGGGGCAGTGGGTGGTTGTCAAGCCGAAACGGGCAGTGCAGCAGCCATGGGAGCGGGAGCTGTTGTTTATTGCTTGGGCGGGACCGTGCCTCAAGTTTTTGCCGCTGTAGCTATTACGATACAATGCATGTTGGGTTTAATCTGCGATCCGGTGGCTGGTTTAGTAGAAGTACCTTGTATTGTTCGCAACGCCAGTGCAGCTGCCATTGCTTTTTCGTCGGCGCAAATTGCTATTGCTGGCGTAAACCCAGTAATTCCCGTAGACCAATGTGTGCTGGCATTAGGCGAAGTGGGGCAGAGCATAGAAACCCGCTACAAAGAAACCGCATTAGGTGGTTTAGCCAACACCCCGACTGGCCGGGCTATCGAAAAACAAGTGCTGATTCAGGATATAGAAATATTATTGGATGAAGAAGCAATTGAGGATTAG
- a CDS encoding thioredoxin-like domain-containing protein gives MITGRVNAPEINTKYGWLNTNGKSYSINDFRGKILLLDFWTLGCINCQHIIPDLHRLEYEYPEELVIIGVHSAKFDNEKIHNTIRKAILKFGIKHPVVNDAGFDVWKHYAVNAWPTVVLIDPAGKVIGQRAGEGIYDIVKPNIDLLIQNFGDKINRTLLPFQPEEQASGILQFPSKLITDSDGTIYLSDSGNHRILKINQDGKILQVIGKGERGFTNGNFTQATFNEPHGLALQGEHLYVADAKNNAIRKVNLSTSEVTTVAGNGELDYYFFEERLDVPVNPNSPWDLVLEGNILYIASAGNHQILKMNLETETVQRFAGTGREALADGTLLEAAFNQPSGFALQAGILYVADAEASAIRAIDLNKGTVQTLIGTGLFDFGDVDGDADTTLLQHAMGLTIDQNQLYIADTYNGKIKVLNLESKRVQTVIAGLDEPNDVKLINNKMWVTDTNHHQLLKVNLTTGEKFLVPVTMAEQAE, from the coding sequence ATGATTACTGGTCGTGTAAATGCTCCTGAAATAAATACCAAGTATGGTTGGCTCAACACCAACGGTAAATCTTACTCTATTAACGATTTTAGAGGTAAAATTCTATTGCTCGACTTCTGGACGTTAGGTTGTATTAATTGCCAACATATTATCCCCGATTTACATCGCCTGGAATATGAATATCCCGAAGAATTAGTAATAATTGGGGTGCATTCGGCCAAGTTCGATAACGAAAAAATACATAATACTATCCGCAAGGCAATTCTTAAATTCGGGATTAAGCACCCGGTAGTAAACGATGCGGGTTTCGACGTCTGGAAACATTATGCGGTAAATGCCTGGCCAACCGTAGTTTTAATTGACCCGGCCGGTAAAGTAATTGGACAGCGGGCAGGCGAAGGTATTTATGATATAGTAAAACCCAACATCGACCTTTTAATTCAGAATTTTGGAGATAAAATTAACCGAACCCTTCTACCTTTTCAGCCAGAAGAGCAAGCTTCGGGCATACTACAATTTCCTTCTAAGTTAATTACCGATTCAGATGGTACTATTTATCTCTCGGATAGCGGCAATCATCGGATTTTAAAAATAAACCAGGACGGTAAGATTCTGCAGGTAATTGGCAAAGGAGAACGAGGCTTTACTAATGGTAATTTTACCCAGGCAACTTTTAACGAACCACATGGTCTTGCTTTGCAGGGCGAGCACTTGTACGTAGCAGATGCCAAAAATAACGCAATCCGAAAAGTAAATCTAAGTACCAGCGAGGTAACTACGGTGGCCGGAAACGGAGAACTAGATTATTATTTCTTTGAAGAACGCTTGGATGTACCGGTAAACCCAAATAGCCCTTGGGATTTAGTTCTGGAGGGTAATATACTATACATTGCCAGTGCCGGTAATCACCAGATTTTAAAAATGAACCTGGAAACGGAAACAGTGCAGCGGTTTGCCGGTACAGGCCGCGAAGCTTTGGCGGATGGCACTCTTTTGGAAGCCGCTTTTAATCAACCTAGTGGCTTTGCTTTGCAAGCAGGTATATTGTACGTAGCCGATGCCGAAGCTAGCGCTATTCGGGCAATAGATTTAAATAAAGGAACGGTACAAACTTTAATTGGTACCGGATTATTTGATTTCGGGGATGTAGATGGCGATGCCGATACCACTTTACTACAGCATGCCATGGGGCTTACCATTGACCAGAACCAGTTATACATTGCCGATACCTATAACGGTAAAATAAAAGTATTAAACCTGGAAAGTAAGCGTGTACAAACTGTAATAGCCGGCTTAGACGAACCAAACGATGTAAAATTAATAAATAATAAAATGTGGGTTACAGATACCAACCACCATCAACTGTTAAAAGTAAACCTTACCACCGGTGAAAAATTTCTAGTGCCTGTAACAATGGCGGAGCAGGCAGAATAG
- a CDS encoding NADH-quinone oxidoreductase subunit A: protein MNQLYLSDFGTILLFLIGGGIFIMIGLLTARFLRPSKPNPEKLSSYECGEEAMGSSWVQFNPRFYVIALIFIIFDVELAFLFPWAVVFGQRSLIEETNGLWGWFALTEMFIFLGILALGLAYAWAKGHLDWVKQKPVIPQSISKVPVSVYAKINAQQYEVKKQVVEAK from the coding sequence ATGAATCAACTATATTTATCTGACTTCGGTACAATTCTGCTTTTTCTAATTGGTGGCGGAATTTTTATTATGATTGGCCTGCTTACGGCCCGTTTCCTCCGGCCATCCAAACCTAATCCCGAAAAGCTATCTTCTTACGAGTGCGGCGAAGAAGCCATGGGTAGTTCGTGGGTGCAATTTAATCCGCGTTTCTACGTAATTGCGCTTATTTTTATCATTTTCGATGTAGAACTGGCTTTCTTATTTCCGTGGGCAGTGGTATTTGGGCAGCGCTCGTTAATAGAAGAAACTAATGGCTTGTGGGGATGGTTTGCTCTTACCGAAATGTTTATTTTCTTAGGCATTCTGGCTTTAGGTTTGGCTTACGCCTGGGCTAAAGGCCACTTAGACTGGGTAAAACAAAAACCCGTTATTCCGCAGAGTATTTCCAAAGTACCCGTTTCGGTTTACGCCAAAATAAACGCCCAACAGTACGAGGTGAAGAAACAAGTAGTTGAAGCAAAATAA
- a CDS encoding NADH-quinone oxidoreductase subunit B, which yields MTNILSREKTGEGSIIIGKLDDFLNYARLSALWPMQFGLACCAIEMMGAWSSAYDIDRMGVIPRASPRQSDVIIIAGTVTFKMADRIRRLYEQMPEPRYVISMGSCSNCGGPYWEHGYHVVKGVDRIIPVDVYVPGCPPRPEALIGGFLQLQEKIRKESLLTPPKAVQRLMNPAIIDNQQPAEV from the coding sequence ATGACAAATATACTTAGCAGAGAGAAAACCGGGGAAGGCAGTATTATTATAGGTAAGTTAGATGATTTTTTAAATTATGCGCGCTTGTCGGCTTTATGGCCTATGCAATTTGGGCTGGCATGCTGCGCCATTGAGATGATGGGAGCCTGGTCGTCGGCGTATGATATTGACCGCATGGGTGTTATTCCGCGCGCCTCACCACGCCAGTCAGATGTGATTATTATTGCTGGTACCGTTACTTTTAAAATGGCCGACCGCATTAGGCGTTTGTACGAACAAATGCCCGAGCCGCGTTATGTTATTTCAATGGGGTCGTGCTCTAATTGCGGTGGCCCTTATTGGGAACACGGTTACCACGTGGTAAAAGGCGTAGACCGCATTATTCCGGTAGATGTTTATGTACCTGGTTGTCCGCCCCGCCCTGAAGCTTTAATTGGCGGCTTTTTACAATTGCAGGAAAAAATCCGGAAGGAAAGCTTGCTCACCCCACCTAAAGCGGTGCAAAGGTTAATGAATCCAGCTATTATTGATAATCAGCAGCCCGCAGAAGTGTAA
- a CDS encoding NADH-quinone oxidoreductase subunit C → MSFDEIKNIITGIFGDDVIVRENRQELMPYLVIQTDQIADVCAELHANEQLYFDVLACQTGIDNGPDAGTMEVAYNLYSIPYNHHICLKVMVPRNAGGELLPTVQTVSHIWRTADWHEREIFDLVGIQFSGHPDMRRILCAADWEGHPLRKDYEAQEYYHGIRVAFDEHNRNNGFKGENWREN, encoded by the coding sequence ATGTCTTTCGACGAAATTAAAAATATTATTACTGGCATTTTTGGCGATGATGTAATTGTACGAGAGAACCGCCAGGAACTAATGCCTTATTTGGTTATTCAAACAGACCAGATAGCCGATGTTTGTGCCGAATTACACGCAAATGAACAACTGTACTTCGACGTACTAGCTTGTCAAACAGGCATTGATAACGGTCCGGATGCGGGTACTATGGAAGTAGCTTATAATTTGTACTCCATTCCTTACAACCATCATATTTGCCTAAAGGTAATGGTGCCGCGCAATGCTGGAGGTGAGCTTTTACCCACAGTTCAAACGGTAAGCCACATCTGGCGCACCGCCGATTGGCACGAGCGCGAAATCTTTGACTTAGTAGGAATTCAGTTTTCGGGCCACCCGGATATGCGCCGAATTTTATGCGCTGCCGACTGGGAAGGACACCCGCTCCGCAAAGACTATGAAGCCCAGGAATACTACCACGGCATCCGGGTAGCCTTCGACGAGCATAACCGTAATAACGGTTTTAAAGGCGAAAACTGGCGAGAGAATTAG
- a CDS encoding DUF5655 domain-containing protein: MPIFKEDNGQLKKLKINSLTKEKSLQLLIEQNLLEVLDMHLLASEYSTTFGGRIDTLAVDMNGAPVIIEYKLNRNDNVINQALSYLRWLKAQKVEFFEMLVIRKLGKELADNLKIDWHNPRVICIAENYSKFDIDTVEVIPMRLELFKYRYYENGIFSLESLNTNTSNSEKSENIKVNNVSERISLITEDTNSINNGLIKAPSSIQNLFEELRSRILQIDENIIEKKTSIYTAYRVSKNFTEVHLGKQQIKLFLRSVNYDDPLNKIEKIPESYQYTMDRRVYVRNTDDIDYVMKLIEQSYKDVL, translated from the coding sequence ATGCCCATATTTAAAGAAGACAACGGACAATTAAAGAAGCTCAAGATTAATTCTCTGACCAAAGAGAAAAGCCTGCAATTGTTAATAGAACAAAATCTATTAGAAGTTTTAGATATGCATCTATTAGCTAGCGAGTACTCTACCACTTTTGGCGGCCGGATTGATACCCTTGCTGTTGATATGAATGGAGCTCCCGTAATTATAGAGTATAAGTTAAACAGAAATGACAATGTTATTAATCAGGCATTATCTTATTTGCGTTGGCTCAAAGCCCAAAAAGTTGAATTCTTTGAAATGCTGGTAATAAGAAAATTAGGTAAAGAACTGGCAGATAACCTAAAAATAGATTGGCATAACCCACGAGTAATTTGCATTGCCGAAAATTACAGCAAGTTTGATATTGATACCGTGGAAGTAATTCCAATGCGTTTAGAACTTTTTAAATACCGTTATTATGAAAATGGTATTTTTAGTTTAGAATCGTTAAATACAAATACATCCAATAGTGAAAAGTCAGAAAATATCAAAGTAAATAATGTTTCGGAAAGAATAAGCCTCATTACCGAGGATACGAATAGTATCAATAATGGTCTTATAAAAGCTCCATCTTCTATCCAAAACCTTTTCGAAGAACTGCGTAGCAGGATTTTGCAAATAGATGAGAATATAATAGAAAAGAAAACCTCAATATACACTGCTTACAGGGTTTCAAAAAACTTTACTGAAGTACACTTAGGTAAACAGCAAATAAAATTATTTCTACGTTCTGTTAATTATGATGACCCATTAAATAAAATAGAGAAAATACCAGAAAGTTATCAATATACGATGGATCGCCGAGTTTATGTTAGGAATACAGATGATATTGATTATGTAATGAAGCTAATTGAGCAATCTTATAAGGATGTACTGTAA
- a CDS encoding NADH-quinone oxidoreductase subunit D → MTTRYTEYLLQAEPNKFDVADLKAGEMLLNMGPQHPATHGVLRLELITDGEIVVDVVPHIGYLHRCFEKHAESLAYNQTLPYVDRMDYLAAMNSEHVWCMGVEKMLGITSQLPKRVEYIRVLVAELNRIASHLVAIGTYAIDIGAFTPFLWLLRDREHIQRLLEWTSGSRMLYNYIWIGGLYYDLPIGFEERCLEFVEYFLPKLEELDQILINNKIFIDRTANVGVLPLDVAINYSCSGPMLRSSGLKFDLRRVDGYSVYPELEFDIPIGQGLVGTTGDCWDRNYVRAQEMRESLKIIRQCLKRLTTDYKRTPDFDPQAMCPKKIRPKEQEFYFRAETPRGELGYYFRTTGKSDIPFRCKGRSPCFSNLSVLPEIAKGCMVADLIAIVGSIDIVLGELDR, encoded by the coding sequence ATGACTACCCGTTATACCGAATATTTACTGCAAGCCGAGCCAAATAAATTTGACGTTGCTGATTTAAAAGCCGGCGAAATGCTCCTGAATATGGGGCCACAGCACCCTGCTACCCACGGCGTTTTGCGGCTTGAACTTATTACCGATGGCGAAATAGTAGTGGATGTAGTACCGCATATCGGGTATTTACACCGTTGCTTCGAAAAACACGCTGAATCGCTGGCTTATAACCAGACGCTACCCTATGTAGACCGTATGGATTATTTGGCCGCTATGAACTCGGAACATGTTTGGTGCATGGGCGTGGAGAAAATGTTAGGTATAACCAGTCAGTTACCGAAGCGGGTAGAATATATCAGGGTGCTGGTAGCGGAGTTAAACCGCATTGCCTCGCATTTAGTAGCTATTGGTACTTACGCCATTGATATTGGTGCCTTTACCCCTTTTCTATGGTTACTCCGCGACCGGGAACACATCCAGCGTCTGCTCGAATGGACTTCCGGCTCGCGCATGCTGTACAATTATATCTGGATTGGCGGTTTGTACTACGATTTACCTATTGGTTTTGAAGAACGCTGTCTGGAATTTGTAGAGTATTTTTTACCCAAGCTCGAAGAATTAGATCAGATTTTAATTAATAATAAAATTTTTATTGATCGTACGGCAAATGTTGGGGTTTTACCATTGGATGTAGCTATTAATTACAGCTGTTCCGGGCCAATGCTGCGCTCTTCGGGTTTAAAGTTCGATTTGCGGCGTGTAGATGGGTATTCGGTTTATCCGGAACTGGAATTTGATATTCCGATAGGACAAGGTTTAGTAGGAACTACTGGCGATTGCTGGGATAGGAATTACGTGCGGGCCCAGGAAATGCGCGAATCGCTCAAAATTATTCGTCAGTGTCTGAAACGCCTGACTACTGATTATAAACGTACTCCGGATTTTGATCCACAGGCCATGTGCCCTAAAAAAATCCGGCCGAAAGAACAGGAATTCTATTTCCGGGCGGAGACCCCACGCGGTGAGTTAGGTTACTATTTTCGGACTACCGGTAAATCGGACATTCCTTTCCGGTGCAAAGGCCGTTCACCTTGTTTTTCTAACTTGTCGGTTTTACCCGAAATTGCCAAAGGCTGTATGGTAGCCGATTTAATTGCCATTGTGGGTTCGATTGATATTGTATTGGGTGAGCTTGACCGGTAA
- a CDS encoding 3-keto-disaccharide hydrolase has translation MKKLFSALFFLNIFFFAQAQEGTKTHPNTKKAGWRDLFQPDLTNAIKPDNVWSFENGVLTATEDNSIWSNKEYNDFILDLEFKTANGTNSGVVVHATDLENWIPNSVEIQIADDYSEEWSKAPKTWQCGAIFGRLAPKKSNVKKTGEWNHYTVTCKGKKIWVILNGELVNEIDMNQWTDPKKNPDGSEIPSWLNKPLATLPLKGYVGLQGKHAGAPIYFRNVKIKEL, from the coding sequence ATGAAAAAGCTATTTTCTGCTCTCTTTTTTTTAAACATTTTCTTTTTTGCGCAAGCACAGGAAGGCACTAAAACCCACCCCAACACTAAAAAAGCTGGTTGGCGTGATTTGTTTCAACCGGATTTAACCAATGCCATTAAGCCCGATAACGTTTGGTCATTTGAAAACGGTGTTTTAACCGCCACCGAAGACAATAGCATCTGGTCGAATAAAGAGTACAACGACTTTATTCTGGACCTGGAATTTAAAACCGCCAATGGCACCAACAGCGGCGTAGTAGTACATGCCACCGATCTTGAAAACTGGATTCCGAACAGTGTAGAAATTCAGATTGCCGATGATTACAGCGAAGAATGGTCGAAAGCCCCTAAAACCTGGCAGTGCGGCGCCATTTTCGGCCGTCTGGCTCCTAAAAAAAGTAATGTAAAAAAAACAGGAGAGTGGAACCACTACACCGTTACCTGCAAAGGCAAAAAAATATGGGTAATATTAAACGGCGAATTGGTAAACGAAATTGATATGAACCAATGGACTGACCCTAAAAAAAATCCGGATGGCTCCGAAATACCTTCGTGGTTAAACAAGCCATTAGCTACTTTGCCGTTGAAAGGGTACGTAGGTTTACAAGGCAAGCACGCTGGTGCTCCTATTTATTTCCGGAATGTAAAAATTAAAGAACTTTAA